One Armatimonadia bacterium DNA segment encodes these proteins:
- a CDS encoding cellulase family glycosylhydrolase: MEALVLRSLLVAAVLALSAVVQAAEESPKVGDVVFQSDFESQEARGAWSTKPVATWVPVEGHGNCLKVEVPADKAKDTNMVQLVVDVSRFQGCQLLFQCQAKADAVTKPSASYLGVKFMCHYVSPQEGPVWRNQSDVYGTFDWKPLRFALSIPKDVKAVDFSLGLQDCSGTAWFDDLKVTVTKLPPPPRPKPMLNPPPAFKGHDLPRLRGVMSPNVFRDEDMRVLGQEWKANVIRWQITRNWAKVGTDRDLAEYDKWLNGRLDELDQALEACRHYGLRVVVDMHSPPGGRLEGSELAIFHEKKYADHWVELWQQIARRYKGNPVIWGYDLVNEPVQNIPSPEGVDDYLQGQVRVAKAIREIDPDMPIFIEANQWDSPEGYRELQPVDVPRVIYQVHMYVPGEFTHQGVNNRSVGFTYPGVMNGVEWNKERLRGVLAPVREFQLAYNVHIYVGEFSAIRWAPGAAQYLSDCIDLFEEYGWDWTFHAYREWSGWSLEHGPNQEDTKPTAEPTDRRKAVVSWFAKNVKPQFP, from the coding sequence ATGGAAGCTCTTGTCCTGCGCTCTTTGCTCGTAGCCGCAGTGCTCGCGCTGTCGGCCGTTGTCCAGGCCGCCGAGGAGTCGCCCAAGGTGGGCGACGTCGTGTTCCAGTCCGACTTCGAAAGCCAGGAGGCCCGCGGTGCCTGGTCGACGAAGCCCGTCGCAACCTGGGTGCCCGTCGAGGGACACGGCAACTGTCTCAAGGTCGAGGTGCCCGCGGACAAGGCCAAGGACACCAACATGGTCCAGCTTGTGGTGGACGTCAGCCGATTCCAGGGCTGTCAGTTGCTCTTCCAGTGCCAGGCGAAGGCCGACGCAGTGACCAAGCCCTCAGCCTCGTACCTGGGCGTGAAGTTCATGTGCCACTATGTGTCGCCGCAGGAGGGGCCCGTGTGGCGGAACCAGTCTGATGTCTATGGCACCTTCGACTGGAAGCCGCTGCGGTTCGCACTGAGCATACCGAAGGACGTCAAGGCCGTGGACTTTAGCCTGGGCCTGCAGGACTGCTCCGGCACGGCATGGTTCGACGACCTCAAGGTGACGGTGACCAAGCTCCCGCCGCCGCCGAGGCCGAAGCCTATGCTCAATCCGCCCCCGGCCTTCAAGGGCCACGATCTGCCGCGCCTGCGTGGTGTGATGTCGCCGAATGTGTTCCGCGACGAGGACATGCGCGTCCTGGGGCAGGAGTGGAAGGCCAACGTCATCCGCTGGCAGATCACCCGCAACTGGGCCAAGGTCGGCACGGACCGCGACCTGGCCGAGTATGACAAGTGGCTCAATGGGCGGCTGGATGAACTCGACCAGGCCCTGGAAGCCTGCCGCCATTACGGGCTGCGTGTCGTGGTCGACATGCACTCGCCTCCGGGTGGTCGTCTGGAGGGCAGCGAACTGGCCATCTTCCACGAGAAGAAGTACGCAGACCACTGGGTCGAGCTGTGGCAACAGATCGCACGGCGCTACAAGGGCAACCCGGTGATCTGGGGCTACGACCTGGTCAACGAGCCGGTGCAGAACATCCCCTCCCCCGAGGGTGTCGACGACTACCTCCAGGGGCAGGTGCGCGTCGCCAAGGCCATCCGGGAGATCGACCCCGACATGCCCATCTTCATCGAGGCGAACCAGTGGGACTCGCCCGAGGGGTATCGTGAGCTGCAGCCTGTGGACGTGCCGAGGGTCATCTACCAGGTCCACATGTATGTGCCCGGCGAGTTCACCCACCAGGGCGTCAACAACCGGTCGGTCGGTTTCACCTACCCCGGTGTGATGAACGGCGTCGAATGGAACAAAGAGCGTCTGCGCGGCGTCCTGGCGCCAGTGCGCGAGTTCCAGCTTGCCTACAACGTGCACATCTACGTCGGCGAGTTCAGCGCGATCCGCTGGGCGCCCGGTGCGGCGCAGTACCTCTCGGACTGCATCGACCTCTTCGAGGAGTACGGCTGGGACTGGACCTTCCATGCCTACCGTGAATGGAGTGGCTGGAGCCTGGAGCACGGTCCGAACCAGGAGGACACGAAACCGACAGCCGAGCCCACAGACCGCAGGAAGGCTGTCGTGAGCTGGTTCGCCAAGAACGTCAAGCCACAGTTCCCGTAG
- a CDS encoding tetratricopeptide repeat protein — MYCTTVPCRGVWGLTALGALVCTVVFAAPSETPATGATVTAMATDPAAVARLAQEALTLKRSGQPQAALAKTQHALRADPTNKEAHWVAAWILAETGRRTEATAEFQAFVNCAPGDERLDAACHALERLSGSAPAAAPRTDREALEDLLETGALKGTPERLGGGVMVKYKLRLEDGSAKGRKAVFKPRQTGSQSFVYEIAAYRIDRLCGMGHVPVTVKRDLPRSALAAAGLSDRLRFSGDLLGGSVQQWVDNARDPLGSGARSWGQAWLTRLSHPGGSVPDVATARAVSDMVLLDYLQGNMDRFSGGNVLEDAAGKLWFIDNSEAFGSSSRPRQDFDRVKRFDRGVIEALRKATEVDFTRDVGPWLTASELRGLLERRRHALQRVEELVGRYGDSAVYL; from the coding sequence ATGTACTGCACCACTGTGCCCTGCCGTGGAGTGTGGGGCCTGACCGCACTCGGAGCGCTTGTGTGTACCGTGGTCTTCGCAGCACCGTCCGAGACACCCGCCACCGGCGCGACCGTAACAGCGATGGCGACCGACCCGGCCGCTGTCGCAAGGCTCGCGCAAGAGGCGCTGACTCTCAAACGAAGTGGGCAGCCCCAGGCGGCGCTTGCCAAAACGCAACACGCGCTGAGGGCAGACCCGACCAACAAAGAAGCCCATTGGGTAGCGGCCTGGATCCTGGCTGAAACGGGAAGGCGGACGGAGGCGACGGCGGAGTTCCAGGCCTTCGTGAACTGCGCTCCCGGGGATGAGCGGCTGGATGCCGCGTGCCACGCTCTGGAGCGTCTGAGTGGCTCCGCGCCTGCGGCCGCTCCCAGGACCGATCGCGAAGCGCTTGAGGACTTGCTCGAAACCGGGGCCCTCAAGGGCACCCCGGAGCGTCTTGGCGGCGGCGTGATGGTGAAGTACAAGCTTCGCCTTGAGGACGGCAGCGCAAAGGGACGCAAGGCGGTCTTCAAGCCCCGTCAAACCGGGTCGCAGAGCTTCGTCTACGAGATCGCCGCGTATCGCATTGATCGGCTCTGCGGAATGGGCCACGTGCCGGTGACGGTCAAGCGTGACTTGCCCCGCTCTGCCCTGGCCGCCGCGGGCCTTAGCGACCGTCTGCGTTTCTCCGGCGACCTCCTCGGCGGATCCGTTCAGCAGTGGGTGGACAACGCGCGGGACCCACTGGGGTCAGGAGCCAGGAGTTGGGGCCAGGCCTGGCTTACCCGGCTGTCGCATCCCGGCGGTTCCGTCCCTGACGTGGCGACCGCGCGGGCGGTGAGCGACATGGTCCTGCTGGACTACCTGCAAGGCAACATGGACCGATTCTCAGGCGGCAACGTTCTAGAAGATGCGGCCGGCAAGCTCTGGTTCATCGACAACTCCGAGGCCTTCGGGTCCTCCTCGAGGCCACGTCAGGATTTCGACCGTGTGAAGCGCTTCGACCGGGGAGTCATCGAGGCCCTGCGGAAGGCTACCGAGGTCGACTTCACGCGCGACGTGGGCCCGTGGCTCACAGCCTCAGAGCTGCGTGGCCTTCTCGAGCGTCGCCGCCATGCACTACAGCGGGTCGAGGAGCTGGTGGGCCGATACGGCGACTCAGCAGTCTACCTGTAG